One region of Lampris incognitus isolate fLamInc1 chromosome 12, fLamInc1.hap2, whole genome shotgun sequence genomic DNA includes:
- the LOC130121965 gene encoding cyclin-dependent kinase 2-associated protein 1 isoform X3, translating to MDGTAQTKPAVGNIQSPSAANLATLQSYRPLVNDYGPPSLGFSQGSSGNQVPQSKYAELLAIIEELGKEIRPTYAGSKSAMERLKRGIIHARGLVRECLAETERNARS from the exons ATGGATGGAACAGCCCAGACAAAGCCAG CAGTCGGGAATATCCAGTCTCCCTCGGCAGCCAACTTGGCCACGTTACAGTCCTACAGACCCCTCGTCAACGACTACGGACCACCTTCTTTGGGGTTTTCTCAG GGTTCGAGTGGCAACCAAGTGCCTCAGAGCAAATATGCAGAGCTGCTGGCCATCATCGAGGAGTTAGGGAAGGAGATCAGGCCGACGTACGCTGGGAGTAAGAGTGCCATGGAGAGGCTGAAAAGAG GGATCATCCATGCCAGGGGCTTGGTGCGGGAGTGCTTGGCTGAGACGGAGCGGAATGCCAGGTCCTAG
- the LOC130121965 gene encoding cyclin-dependent kinase 2-associated protein 1 isoform X2 — MSLGMSYKPNVHQHVPGTSANQVGNIQSPSAANLATLQSYRPLVNDYGPPSLGFSQGSSGNQVPQSKYAELLAIIEELGKEIRPTYAGSKSAMERLKRGIIHARGLVRECLAETERNARS, encoded by the exons ATGTCTCTGGGCATGTCGTACAAACCCAACGTCCACCAGCACGTTCCGGGAACTTCCGCGAACCAGG TCGGGAATATCCAGTCTCCCTCGGCAGCCAACTTGGCCACGTTACAGTCCTACAGACCCCTCGTCAACGACTACGGACCACCTTCTTTGGGGTTTTCTCAG GGTTCGAGTGGCAACCAAGTGCCTCAGAGCAAATATGCAGAGCTGCTGGCCATCATCGAGGAGTTAGGGAAGGAGATCAGGCCGACGTACGCTGGGAGTAAGAGTGCCATGGAGAGGCTGAAAAGAG GGATCATCCATGCCAGGGGCTTGGTGCGGGAGTGCTTGGCTGAGACGGAGCGGAATGCCAGGTCCTAG
- the LOC130121965 gene encoding cyclin-dependent kinase 2-associated protein 1 isoform X1, with protein MSLGMSYKPNVHQHVPGTSANQAVGNIQSPSAANLATLQSYRPLVNDYGPPSLGFSQGSSGNQVPQSKYAELLAIIEELGKEIRPTYAGSKSAMERLKRGIIHARGLVRECLAETERNARS; from the exons ATGTCTCTGGGCATGTCGTACAAACCCAACGTCCACCAGCACGTTCCGGGAACTTCCGCGAACCAGG CAGTCGGGAATATCCAGTCTCCCTCGGCAGCCAACTTGGCCACGTTACAGTCCTACAGACCCCTCGTCAACGACTACGGACCACCTTCTTTGGGGTTTTCTCAG GGTTCGAGTGGCAACCAAGTGCCTCAGAGCAAATATGCAGAGCTGCTGGCCATCATCGAGGAGTTAGGGAAGGAGATCAGGCCGACGTACGCTGGGAGTAAGAGTGCCATGGAGAGGCTGAAAAGAG GGATCATCCATGCCAGGGGCTTGGTGCGGGAGTGCTTGGCTGAGACGGAGCGGAATGCCAGGTCCTAG